The following proteins come from a genomic window of Streptomyces sp. GS7:
- a CDS encoding DUF742 domain-containing protein, with protein MTDQDGPAVPGRGAARWFDDDAGPVVRPYAMTRGRTRTAAEGRLDLIAQVIAESRAEGPIADQTLSPEQVDIVGRCRHSPLSVAELAAELDLPVGVVRVLIGDLLDAGLVRVSRPVPPAELPDEQVLREVIDGLRAL; from the coding sequence ATGACCGACCAGGACGGCCCAGCCGTACCGGGACGGGGCGCGGCCCGTTGGTTCGACGACGACGCAGGCCCCGTCGTCCGGCCGTACGCGATGACGCGCGGGCGCACCCGTACGGCAGCCGAGGGGCGGCTGGACCTCATCGCGCAGGTGATCGCCGAGAGCCGGGCCGAGGGGCCCATCGCGGACCAGACGCTCTCCCCGGAGCAGGTCGACATCGTCGGGCGCTGCCGGCACTCGCCGCTCTCGGTCGCCGAGCTGGCGGCCGAGCTGGATCTGCCGGTGGGCGTGGTCCGGGTCCTGATCGGCGATCTGCTGGACGCCGGGCTGGTCCGCGTCAGCCGCCCCGTACCGCCGGCCGAGCTGCCGGACGAGCAGGTGCTGCGCGAGGTGATCGACGGCCTGCGCGCGCTGTGA
- a CDS encoding sensor histidine kinase has protein sequence MRFRGKSIRRKIVALLLVPLVSLTAMWGITTYVTGREANQLLDVGNVVRNLGYPVEDVVQALQRERRQSLLYLADRRGANALTELRGQTRSTDDAVDRLRADADTQDVRTDLTGDNADRVAGLLKSLDGLDALRTQVEDNRVSRDEAMESYDALVDPCYDLLGALHALENVEMDKQGRALVGITRAREAFSREDALMSAALTSGSLTKHDQRALSDRVAERRILYSTTLPLLPATDRGLYEDYWHSAGARELVSYEDRVIAADPAAAPHVVNADRWNTAAEKALGDLQRMGKEAGDRYQRRVAPVATRIVLKAVATGVLGFLALLVSIVVSFRIGRRHVRDLTRLRKTAHEVSGVRLPSVMRRLAAGEQVDVETEAPRLEFGPDETGQVGQALNTLQRAAVEAAVKQADMRRGVSEVFVNLARRSQVLLHRQLTLLDAMERRTEDTDELADLFRLDHMTTRMRRHAEGLVILSGAAPSRQWRKPIQLMDVVRAAVAEVEDYERIEVRRLPRLAVDGAAVSDLTHLIAELLENATVFSPPHTAVQVLGERVSNGFTLEIHDRGLGMTPDLLLDANLRLAETPEFELSDTDRLGLFVVSRLAQRQGVRVSLQPSPYGGTTAVVLIPGAILTETAEGARDDAPAAAGAPAGDAEPDHAAGALAALAQIPVPLPRRPKRGAVDGPVELEPPLGADDADPAGEEGTLLRGRDRGRGRDRRGSRGPAAVPKATPSVSRAPSDSDEQHQQAGDQAPGGLAPLPRRPRPPVLVSDHGRTVDAPESRDTAEGRAEGEPADGPARRTPEAAAERPEPADRTERPGGGTPSPAPGAQAPDGTPAPAATTSKGLPRRVRQASLAPQLKADPARDPGTDRPAPPPADDRDAEEVRARMASLQRGWQRGRRDNGEAPHTPTPPETGDADAATGGSTAPPRTTSGEDGP, from the coding sequence CGACGCCGTCGACCGGCTCCGCGCCGACGCGGACACCCAGGACGTCCGCACGGACCTGACCGGCGACAACGCCGACCGGGTCGCCGGCCTCCTCAAGAGCCTGGACGGCCTGGACGCGCTGCGCACCCAGGTCGAGGACAACAGGGTCTCCCGCGACGAGGCGATGGAGTCCTACGACGCCCTGGTCGACCCCTGCTACGACCTGCTCGGCGCGCTCCACGCCCTGGAGAACGTCGAGATGGACAAGCAGGGCCGCGCGCTGGTCGGCATCACCCGCGCCCGCGAGGCGTTCTCCCGCGAGGACGCGCTGATGTCCGCGGCGCTCACCTCCGGCAGCCTGACCAAGCACGACCAGCGCGCGCTCTCCGACCGGGTCGCCGAACGCCGCATCCTCTACAGCACCACGCTGCCCCTGCTGCCCGCCACGGACCGCGGCCTGTACGAGGACTACTGGCACTCCGCCGGCGCCCGCGAACTGGTCTCGTACGAGGACCGGGTGATCGCCGCCGACCCGGCCGCCGCACCGCACGTGGTCAACGCCGATCGCTGGAACACCGCGGCCGAGAAGGCCCTCGGCGACCTCCAGCGGATGGGCAAGGAGGCCGGCGACCGCTACCAGCGGCGGGTCGCGCCGGTCGCCACCCGGATCGTCCTCAAGGCCGTCGCCACCGGCGTCCTCGGCTTCCTCGCGCTGCTGGTCTCGATCGTCGTCTCCTTCCGGATCGGCCGCCGGCACGTGCGGGACCTGACCCGGCTGCGCAAGACCGCGCACGAGGTCTCCGGTGTGCGGCTGCCGAGCGTGATGCGCCGGCTGGCGGCCGGCGAGCAGGTCGACGTGGAAACCGAGGCGCCCCGGCTGGAGTTCGGGCCGGACGAGACCGGGCAGGTCGGCCAGGCGCTCAACACCCTTCAGCGGGCCGCCGTCGAGGCCGCCGTCAAGCAGGCGGACATGCGCCGCGGCGTCTCCGAGGTGTTCGTCAACCTCGCCCGCCGCAGCCAGGTCCTGCTGCACCGTCAGCTGACCCTCCTGGACGCCATGGAGCGGCGCACCGAGGACACCGACGAACTCGCCGACCTCTTCCGGCTCGACCACATGACCACCCGTATGCGGCGGCACGCGGAGGGCCTGGTCATCCTCTCCGGCGCGGCCCCCTCCCGGCAGTGGCGCAAGCCGATCCAGCTGATGGACGTGGTGCGCGCGGCGGTCGCCGAGGTCGAGGACTACGAGCGCATCGAGGTGCGCCGGCTGCCGCGGCTCGCGGTGGACGGCGCCGCGGTCTCCGACCTGACGCACCTGATCGCCGAACTCCTGGAGAACGCCACCGTGTTCTCGCCGCCGCACACCGCCGTACAGGTGCTGGGCGAGCGGGTCTCCAACGGCTTCACCCTGGAAATCCACGACCGCGGCCTGGGCATGACCCCCGACCTCCTGCTGGACGCCAACCTCCGGCTCGCCGAGACGCCCGAGTTCGAACTGTCCGACACCGACCGGCTCGGCCTGTTCGTGGTCAGCCGGCTCGCCCAGCGGCAGGGCGTACGGGTCTCCCTCCAGCCCTCGCCGTACGGCGGCACCACCGCCGTGGTCCTCATCCCCGGCGCGATCCTGACCGAGACGGCGGAGGGCGCCCGCGACGACGCGCCGGCCGCGGCGGGCGCACCGGCCGGGGACGCCGAACCCGACCACGCGGCGGGCGCGTTGGCCGCCCTGGCCCAGATCCCGGTACCGCTCCCGCGCCGCCCGAAGCGCGGGGCTGTCGACGGGCCGGTCGAACTGGAGCCACCGCTCGGCGCCGACGACGCGGACCCCGCCGGCGAGGAGGGCACCCTCCTGCGCGGCCGGGACCGGGGCCGCGGCCGGGACCGCCGCGGCAGCCGGGGACCGGCCGCCGTCCCCAAGGCCACCCCGTCCGTCTCCCGCGCCCCCTCCGACTCCGACGAGCAGCACCAGCAGGCCGGCGACCAGGCACCCGGCGGGCTCGCCCCGCTGCCGCGCCGCCCGCGCCCCCCGGTCCTGGTCTCCGATCACGGCCGTACGGTCGACGCCCCGGAGAGCCGCGACACGGCCGAGGGCAGGGCCGAGGGCGAGCCGGCGGACGGGCCGGCACGGCGCACGCCCGAGGCGGCGGCCGAGCGGCCGGAGCCCGCCGACCGTACGGAGCGCCCCGGGGGCGGTACGCCGTCCCCCGCGCCCGGCGCCCAGGCCCCCGACGGCACGCCCGCTCCGGCCGCCACCACCTCCAAGGGCCTGCCCCGGCGGGTCCGTCAGGCCAGCCTGGCCCCCCAGCTCAAGGCCGACCCCGCCCGGGACCCCGGGACGGACCGGCCGGCCCCGCCGCCGGCGGACGACCGCGACGCCGAGGAGGTCCGGGCCCGGATGGCCTCGCTCCAGCGCGGCTGGCAGCGCGGTCGCCGGGACAACGGCGAGGCCCCGCACACCCCCACACCCCCGGAGACCGGCGACGCTGATGCCGCCACCGGGGGCAGCACAGCACCACCACGAACCACATCGGGAGAGGACGGTCCATGA
- a CDS encoding roadblock/LC7 domain-containing protein codes for MTAPKASSSAAFSAQGSGELNWLLDELVERVGSIRKALVLSSDGLPTGASKDLTREDGEHLAAVASGFHSLAKGVGRHFNAGRVRQTLVELDGAFLFVSAAGDGSCLAVLADADSDVGLIAYEMTLLVKRVGTHLGTAPRSGQAG; via the coding sequence ATGACCGCACCGAAGGCATCTTCCAGCGCAGCGTTCTCGGCGCAGGGATCCGGAGAGCTGAACTGGCTGCTGGACGAACTGGTCGAGCGGGTCGGCAGCATCCGGAAGGCACTGGTCCTCTCCAGCGACGGACTGCCCACCGGCGCCTCCAAGGACCTCACCCGCGAGGATGGCGAGCACCTGGCCGCCGTCGCCTCCGGCTTCCACAGCCTGGCCAAGGGCGTCGGCCGGCACTTCAACGCCGGCCGGGTCCGCCAGACGCTGGTCGAGCTGGACGGCGCGTTCCTGTTCGTCAGCGCGGCCGGCGACGGCAGCTGCCTGGCGGTGCTCGCCGACGCCGACTCCGACGTCGGGCTGATCGCCTACGAGATGACGCTGCTGGTCAAGCGCGTGGGCACGCACCTGGGCACCGCGCCCCGGTCCGGGCAGGCCGGCTGA